The genomic segment TAAGGGATGCCCTTCCCAATCATCTGGCATAAGTATTCTCCTCAGATCAGGATGTCCATCGAAATAGATGCCCATGAGATCAAAGGCTTCCCGTTCATGCCAGTCTGCTGTACGCCATACTGACGTTACCGAGGGGATTTCCGGTAGCTCGTCTAACGAACGATTTGCAGCAAGCAATTCGACTTTCAGCACGAGCGTATGCCGATAGGGTAGCGAGTTGAGATGATATACAACAGTGAAATGGTCTATATAATCTACAGCGGAAAGGTTACTCAAAAAATCAAAATATAGGCCTTCCGTGTCCCGCAAGAAGTGACAGATATCAACCAGATGTTCACAACTAATGAACAAAGCGGGTTGCAAGCCTGAGGTCTCTTCCCGAAGCACTACTGCAGGCCCGAACGCTGCAACAAGCTTGGATTTTATTTCGTCAAAAGTCATGTTAGGGTGCTAAGCGTGTGATTTTCCAAGAATCTGCTATTTTTTTATAAACAATGCGATCGTGCAAGCGGCTTGCGCGCCCTTGCCAAAACTCAAAATAGATCGGCTTCAGTAGGTAGCCACCCCAGTGTATAGGCCTGGGAACAAAATCGCTATCCTCATACTGTCGCGCAAGCTCCTCGACCTTCACTTCCAAATAATGCCGGTTGGGAATTTCCTGGCTTTGCGGCGACGCAATTGCACCAAGACGACTACCCTTGGGGCGAGACTGAAAGTACTCCTCTGAGTCAGACTCGTTAACAAAGTCAATCACACCTTCTATTCGTACCTGTCGTTGCAGTTCAGGCCAAAAGAATAGTAGGGACGCATGTGGGTTGGCCCGCATCTCTTCGCCTTTTCGGCTCTCGTAATTGGTAAAAAAAACCAGACCTTCATCGACAATGTCTTTCATTAGAACAACACGCGATGAGGGCATATGATGAGCAGACACTGTGGATAATACCATGGCGTTTGGTTCGATTACTTCACTGTGAACCGCCTCATCAAACCATCTTTTAAACTGTCGGACTGGGTCGTGGTCCACATCAGACTCCGAAAGATTACCCAATACATAATCCTGTCGGATCGCAGCAATATCTTTATGTTGAATGGACATAGAAATCTCTTTTTTTCCTACAAACTTACTAAAATCATTGCTTTTTCTCTATAAACCTAGTAGAAATTGACGAAAAGCTTTTTTTTGGCATAGATCTCGCATATCATAAGTAGTAGAAGTAATTTATATAAAAAACTAAATCTTGACCATATGTTTAACGAATTAGATCCACAAAAAGGCAGCTTACTGATCTCCGAACCATTTATGCTTGATCCGCGTTTCCTACGGTCAGTCATTTTACTCTGCGACTACAACGACGAAGGATGTCTGGGCTTTGTCTTAAATACTAAAACCAATGTACGTATCGGTCAACTGCTGACAACGGTACCCGACTGCGATTTCCCGATCTATCTCGGGGGCCCTGTAGCCCAAGAGAGCTTATTTTTTGTACACAGTCGTTTTGACCTTTTACTCAGCGGCGAAGAAGTCGCGCCCGGAATTTATTTTGGTGGCGATGAGGATAAACTGATCGATGCCCTGCGGTCTCATAGCATTCAGCATAGTGAACTCAAATTTTTTATAGGCTACTCGGGCTGGGCTTCTGGCCAGCTGGCTCGTGAACTTCAGGAAAATAGCTGGGCTGTGCAAAACAAATATCGTCAGGAGATTATCTTTGAGGGAGATGGTGAACTCCTTTGGAAAGACGCCGTTATTGGGTTGGGCCCCAAATATGCCCATGTTGCTAATTTTCCGAAAAGCCCTGAGTTGAACTAAGGGCAGAATCAATGGGCGAGCTAATGACAGTTAATAATTGCAGCGAAGTCAGCTCGCTTACATAACTATGACAAAATGAACACCTGTTCTGCCATCCTGTCCTATCCAAGCCGTTTGGAACAACGATTGTGCAGGTACTACCAAAATATTAAAAATTAAAAATTCGATATACAAATTATGAATCCAGAAAAAGGTAGTATTTCAATCCATACGGAGAACATATTTCCCGTCATCAAAAAATTCTTGTACTCTGATAATGAAATTTTCTTGCGTGAGCTGGTATCCAACGCTGTCGATGCATCACAGAAAATAAAACGTCTAGCGTCTCTTGGCCAATACAGTGGTGAAACTGGAGAGCTGATCGTTGATGTCAAATTTGATGAAGCAGCCAAAACGATTACCATATCGGATAACGGTATAGGTATGACGGCTGAAGAGATCAAAAAGTATATCAATCAGATCGCATTTTCCGGAGCTACTGAATTTATGGAAAAATTCAAAGAAGCCAACGATGCCAATGAAATTATCGGCCGCTTTGGTTTAGGATTCTATTCAGCATTTATGGTAGCGGATACCGTAGAAATCCAATCACTTTCTTATCAGGATGGCGCCGAACCTGCGCATTGGACCTGTGATGGAAGTACCTCATATGAGATATCAACAGGAACACGCACCACCCGCGGTACAGATGTCATTTTGCATATCAACGACGAGTCAACCGAATTTTTAAATCAGTCCCGTCTGCAGGATATTTTGGACAAGTACGCCAAATTCCTCCCTATCCCCATCAGATTCGGTACAAAAACAACTTCTGAGCCCGATGGAGAAGATGAAGAAGGTAAACCCAAATACAAATCTGTTGAAGTTGACAACATCATCAACAACACCAATCCAGCTTGGACAAAATCACCTTCTGAACTGAAAGATGAGGATTACTTAGCCTTCTACCGTGAATTGTATCCTTATTCGATGGATGAGCCATTATTCTGGATTCACCTGAATGTTGATTATCCTTTTAATCTGACAGGGATCCTTTACTTCCCTAAAGTAAAAAACGAGCTTGAAATTCAGCGGAACAAGATCAAATTGTATTCAAGGCAGGTATTCATTACGGATGAGGTAAAAGATATCGTGCCTGAATTCC from the Sphingobacterium thalpophilum genome contains:
- a CDS encoding NADH-quinone oxidoreductase subunit C, with amino-acid sequence MTFDEIKSKLVAAFGPAVVLREETSGLQPALFISCEHLVDICHFLRDTEGLYFDFLSNLSAVDYIDHFTVVYHLNSLPYRHTLVLKVELLAANRSLDELPEIPSVTSVWRTADWHEREAFDLMGIYFDGHPDLRRILMPDDWEGHPLRKDYKDAEKYHGININ
- the pdxH gene encoding pyridoxamine 5'-phosphate oxidase: MSIQHKDIAAIRQDYVLGNLSESDVDHDPVRQFKRWFDEAVHSEVIEPNAMVLSTVSAHHMPSSRVVLMKDIVDEGLVFFTNYESRKGEEMRANPHASLLFFWPELQRQVRIEGVIDFVNESDSEEYFQSRPKGSRLGAIASPQSQEIPNRHYLEVKVEELARQYEDSDFVPRPIHWGGYLLKPIYFEFWQGRASRLHDRIVYKKIADSWKITRLAP
- a CDS encoding YqgE/AlgH family protein gives rise to the protein MFNELDPQKGSLLISEPFMLDPRFLRSVILLCDYNDEGCLGFVLNTKTNVRIGQLLTTVPDCDFPIYLGGPVAQESLFFVHSRFDLLLSGEEVAPGIYFGGDEDKLIDALRSHSIQHSELKFFIGYSGWASGQLARELQENSWAVQNKYRQEIIFEGDGELLWKDAVIGLGPKYAHVANFPKSPELN
- the htpG gene encoding molecular chaperone HtpG, producing MNPEKGSISIHTENIFPVIKKFLYSDNEIFLRELVSNAVDASQKIKRLASLGQYSGETGELIVDVKFDEAAKTITISDNGIGMTAEEIKKYINQIAFSGATEFMEKFKEANDANEIIGRFGLGFYSAFMVADTVEIQSLSYQDGAEPAHWTCDGSTSYEISTGTRTTRGTDVILHINDESTEFLNQSRLQDILDKYAKFLPIPIRFGTKTTSEPDGEDEEGKPKYKSVEVDNIINNTNPAWTKSPSELKDEDYLAFYRELYPYSMDEPLFWIHLNVDYPFNLTGILYFPKVKNELEIQRNKIKLYSRQVFITDEVKDIVPEFLMLLHGVIDSPDIPLNVSRSFLQADSNVKKINSYITKKVADKLNEIFKSDRPGFEEKWTDIGLFIKYGMLSDEKFAEKANDFCLLKSTAGQSYTIKEYYEKVKDIQSDKDGNIVYLYTHDPAQQDGFIQTALNKGYDVLVLDGPLDTHFASYLEQKGGEKVQLKRVDADVIDKLIQKDDKVELSLSEDESKKALEVFEKAISRQDMKVEVGALHETDLPVSVTIDEFMRRMKDMAKTGGGMNFYGTLPDNYKVTVNGNHPLIKRILSASEEEGSKLAKQAFDLALLSRGLLSGADLTSFVKRSVEMI